The DNA sequence ATGAAAGGGAACGTGCTgattgtgagagagaagaggaagataatggtaatgatggtggcgTTCGTGATAATGtaggtgaggataatgataatatgattgatgAAAGTTTTAATGGTGAGGAAGGTgttaatgtaaatgatgatagtgatgatggtgaggataatggtAAGAAATGACAATAAAGGTGAGAATTGTAAAGGTGATGAACATGAAgagcaaaaaaatgataatgatggtgacaaggATAGTGATACTGGTGATGGTAACGaaggtgaggataatgatggtgaaagcaAGGCTGTTGGTAATGActgcgacgatgatgatgaaatagtaatgatCAGCAAATGAgcgaattaatgaataaatacatgaatgaatg is a window from the Penaeus monodon isolate SGIC_2016 chromosome 41, NSTDA_Pmon_1, whole genome shotgun sequence genome containing:
- the LOC119598456 gene encoding secreted acidic protein 1A-like, which translates into the protein MWIVVTVRLIHCYGMVKWSLVMVKSIYGGGDVESLCLFQLATVLFHIGTAYPPWHRLEALARRGCPKERADCEREEEDNGNDGGVRDNVGEDNDNMIDESFNGEEGVNVNDDSDDGEDNGDEHEEQKNDNDGDKDSDTGDGNEGEDNDGESKAVGNDCDDDDEIQPTLGRIGAFSCTCNIRVKGLRARRA